One Vigna unguiculata cultivar IT97K-499-35 chromosome 7, ASM411807v1, whole genome shotgun sequence genomic region harbors:
- the LOC114191654 gene encoding 60S ribosomal protein L3-like — translation MSHRKFEHPRHGSLGFLPRKRASRHRGKVKAFPKDDPSKSPKLTAFLGYKAGMTHIVREVEKPGSKLHKKETCEPVTIIETPPMVVVGVVGYVKTPRGLRTLNTVWAQHLSEELKRRFYKNWCKSKKKAFTKYSKQYETDEGKKNIETQLEKLKKYATVIRVLAHTQIRKMKGLKQKKAHIMEIQVNGGSIAQKVDFAYSFFEKQVPIDAVFQKDEMIDIIGVTKGKGYEGVVTRWGVTRLPRKTHRGLRKVACIGAWHPARVSFTVARAGQNGYHHRTELNKKVYKLGKAGDESHTALTEFDRTEKDITPMGGFPHYGIVKDDFIMVKGCCVGPKKRVLTLRQSLLKQTSRVALEEIKLKFIDTSSKFGHGRFQTTQEKQKFFGRLKA, via the exons TGAAGGCATTCCCTAAGGATGATCCATCCAAGTCACCCAAGTTGACTGCATTCTTGGGTTACAAGGCTGGTATGACTCACATTGTTAGAGAGGTCGAGAAGCCAGGATCAA AGCTTCACAAGAAGGAAACTTGTGAGCCTGTTACAATCATTGAGACCCCTCCAATGGTTGTTGTTGGTGTCGTGGGTTATGTGAAAACTCCACGTGGTCTTCGAACCTTGAACACCGTCTGGGCTCAGCACTTGAGCGAGGAACTGAAGCGTAGGTTCTATAAGAACTGGTGCAAGTCCAAGAAGAAGGCTTTCACCAAGTACTCAAAGCAGTACGAGACTGACGAGGGGAAGAAGAACATTGAGACTCAGCTGGAGAAACTAAAGAAGTATGCTACTGTGATTCGTGTTTTGGCTCACACCCAG ATCAGGAAAATGAAAGGTTTGAAGCAGAAGAAAGCCCATATCATGGAAATTCAGGTTAACGGTGGTTCTATTGCACAGAAGGTGGACTTTGCGTACAGTTTCTTTGAGAAACAGGTCCCTATTGATGCTGTGTTCCAGAAAGATGAGATGATTGACATCATAGGAGTGACAAAGGGTAAGGGTTATGAGGGTGTTGTAACTCGTTGGGGTGTTACTCGTCTTCCCCGTAAGACTCACAGGGGTTTGAGGAAGGTGGCTTGTATTGGTGCCTGGCATCCTGCCAGAGTTTCATTCACTGTTGCCAGGGCTGGTCAGAATGGATACCACCACAGGACTGAGTTGAACAAGAAGGTTTATAAGCTTGGTAAAGCTGGGGACGAGTCTCACACTGCTCTTACCGAGTTCGATAG GACTGAGAAAGACATTACCCCCATGGGTGGTTTCCCTCACTATGGTATTGTGAAGGACGATTTCATCATGGTGAAAGGATGCTGTGTTGGGCCCAAGAAAAGGGTTCTTACATTGCGCCAGTCCCTGCTTAAGCAGACTTCTCGTGTCGCCCTTGAGGAGATCAAGCTCAAGTTTATCGATACCTCCTCAAAGTTCGGACACGGTCGCTTCCAGACCACACAGGAGAAGCAGAAGTTCTTTGGACGCCTCAAGGCATAA